The proteins below come from a single Magallana gigas chromosome 10, xbMagGiga1.1, whole genome shotgun sequence genomic window:
- the LOC105333111 gene encoding splicing factor 3B subunit 1 isoform X1, producing the protein MAALTREAIEEEVRNIQNKKKALETKGVELDEEEAERVGLGATGHYDQDIYSNSGKTSLLGYDTSIAASEERDDEDDSSTVFQPKMSSYTAPLNFLNDTLNDKDFDPMQEHRPQRVRDREGTYRAQLKNRIISPERYDPFANGGKTPDVNDRTFANVMRSSALDREKDAYEKQIKEKAKAGELRVVNGGDAQKAAAAAAAEKKKRRWDQAAEDSGGKKAKTSWESAETPSNTRWDETPGRKTGAETPGATPGQSTRMWDATPGHLTPGATTPGRDAGTPGHQASSARRNRWDETPRTERETPGHGSGWAETPKTDRGGDLIQDTPTPGASKRRSRWDETPGAQTPSMTPSAMTPSMTPGNQTPGGSTPSGFTPGGSTPSGFTPGGITPSGTTPTGAKAMAMATPTPGHLMSMTPEQLQAYTWQREIDERNRPLSDDELDSLFPPGYKVLQPPAGYIPIRTPARKLIATPTPMAGTPAGFRMQTPDTKTQIVDMQPKGNLPMMKPDDMQYFDKLLVEVDEETLSPEEQKERKIMKLLLKIKNGTPPMRKAALRQITDKAREFGAGPLFNQILPLLMSPTLEDQERHLLVKVIDRILYKLDDLVRPYVHKILVVIEPLLIDEDYYARVEGREIISNLAKAAGLATMISTMRPDIDNLDEYVRNTTARAFAVVASALGIPSLLPFLKAVCKSKKSWQARHTGIKIVQQIAILMGCAILPHLKNLVEIIEHGLVDEQQKVRTITALALAALAEAATPYGIESFDSVLKPLWKGIRQHRGKGLAAFLKAIGYLIPLMDAEYANYYTREVMLILKREFQSPDEEMKKIVLKVVKQCCATDGVEPQYIKDEILPTFFKHFWNQRMALDRRNYRQLVDTTVEIANKVGAAEIIQRIVDDLKDEAEQYRKMVMETIEKIMGNLGAADIDSRLEEQLIDGILYAFQEQTTEDVVMLNGFGTVVNALGKRVKPYLPQICGTILWRLNNKSAKVRQQAADLISRIAVVMKTCQEERLMGHLGVVLYEYLGEEYPEVLGSILGALKGIVNVIGMTKMTPPIKDLLPRLTPILKNRHEKVQENCIDLVGRIADRGAEYVSAREWMRICFELLELLKAHKKAIRRATVNTFGYIAKAIGPHDVLATLLNNLKVQERQNRVCTTVAIAIVAETCSPFTVLPALMNEYRVPELNVQNGVLKSLSFMFEYIGEMGKDYIYAVAPLLEDALMDRDLVHRQTSMSAIQHIALGVYGFGCEDALTHLLNYVWPNIFETSPHVVQAFMGSIEGMRVGIGPSKILQYALQGLFHPARKVRDVYWKVYNTVYIGAQDGMIPAYPRVPNDQKNNYVRYELDYIL; encoded by the exons atggctgccctCACACGGGAAg cCATAGAGGAAGAAGTGCGAAAcattcaaaataagaaaaaggcCTTAGAAACCAAAGGCGTTGAGTTGGATGAAGAGGAGGCAGAGAGGGTCGGTTTGGGGGCGACAGGCCATTATGACCAGGACATTTACAGCAACAGTGGGAAGACGTCCCTGCTTGGATATGACACATCCATTGCAGCAAGCGAGGAGAGAGAT GATGAGGACGACTCCAGCACAGTCTTTCAACCAAAGATGTCGTCTTACACAGCCCCACTCAATTTCCTAAACGACACACTGAATGACAAG GATTTTGATCCCATGCAAGAGCACAGACCACAAAGAGTTCGAGACAGAGAAGGAACATACAGAGCTCAACTGAAGAACAGGATCATCTCCCCTGAGCGTTACGACCCGTTCGCTAATG GCGGAAAAACACCTGATGTCAACGACAGAACATTTGCCAATGTCATGAGAAGCTCTGCTTTGGACAGAGAAAAG GATGCGTATGAGAAACAAATAAAAGAGAAAGCGAAAGCTGGGGAACTGCGTGTGGTGAATGGCGGCGATGCCCAGAAAGCGGCTGCTGCAGCCGCTGCAGAAAAAAAGAAACGCCGTTGGGATCAAGCCGCAGAAGACTCTGGGGGCAAGAAAGCCAAAACGTCCTGGGAGTCTGCTGAGACCCCCTCCAACACACGCTGGGACGAAACTCCAGGCCGAAAAACGGGGGCTGAAACACCTGGCGCCACTCCTGGTCAGAGTACAAGGATGTGGGATGCCACACCTGGTCACCTGACCCCTGGAGCCACCACCCCAGGGAGGGATGCTGGTACTCCCGGGCATCAAGCTTCTAGCGCCAGGAGGAACAGATGGGATGAGACTCCCAGAACCGAAAGAG AGACTCCTGGACATGGCAGTGGATGGGCGGAGACCCCTAAAACTGACCGGGGAGGAGACCTGATACAGGACACCCCCACCCCTGGGGCCAGCAAGAGAAGGTCCAGATGGGACGAAACCCCTGGGGCACAGACCCCCTCAATGACCCCCAGTGCAATGACTCCTAGCATGACCCCAG GTAATCAGACACCTGGAGGATCAACTCCAAGTGGTTTCACCCCCGGAGGTTCCACCCCCAGTGGGTTTACCCCAGGCGGCATCACTCCAAGTGGGACAACACCTACTGGAGCCAAAGCTATGGCGATGGCCACACCCACCCCAGGTCACCTGATGTCAATGACCCCAGAGCAGTTACAGGCGTACACCTGGCAGAGGGAGATAGACGAGAGGAACCGCCCCCTCTCCGACGACGAGTTGGACTCGTTGTTCCCGCCGGGATACAAG GTTCTCCAACCCCCTGCAGGGTACATCCCCATCCGTACCCCAGCACGTAAGCTGATTgcaacccccacccccatgGCCGGGACTCCGGCAGGGTTCAGGATGCAGACCCCCGACACAAAGACCCAGATTGTGGACATGCAGCCCAAGGGGAACCTGCCCATGATGAAGCCAGACGACATGCAGTACTTTGACAAGCTGCTA GTTGAAGTGGATGAAGAGACGTTATCACCAGAGGaacagaaagagagaaaaatcaTGAAACTTCTACTAAAGATCAAGAACGGAACTCCTCCAATGAGAAAG GCTGCCCTCCGACAGATCACAGACAAGGCGCGCGAGTTTGGGGCGGGGCCACTTTTCAATCAGATCCTGCCCCTCTTGATGTCCCCGACCCTGGAGGACCAGGAGCGTCACCTTCTGGTCAAGGTCATTGACCGCATCCTGTACAAACTGGACGACCTTGTGCGGCCCTACGTCCACAAGATCCTGGTCGTCATCGAGCCGCTGCTGATCGACGAGGACTACTACGCCAGAGTGGAGGGCAGGGAAATCATCTCTAACTTGGCAAAG gcTGCAGGTTTGGCCACCATGATCTCCACAATGAGACCTGACATTGACAACTTGGACGAGTACGTCCGTAACACAACTGCCAGGGCCTTCGCTGTTGTAGCCTCGGCCCTGGGGATCCCCTCCCTGCTGCCCTTCTTGAAGGCCGTGTGTAAGAGCAAGAAGTCATGGCAGGCCAGACACACAGGAATCAAGATTGTCCAACAGATCGCTATTCTCATGGGGTGTGCCATCCTCCCCCACCTCAAGAACTTAGTAGAGATTATTGAACATG GACTGGTGGATGAGCAACAGAAGGTCCGTACCATCACTGCCCTGGCCCTGGCCGCCCTGGCTGAAGCTGCCACCCCCTATGGTATCGAGTCCTTCGACAGCGTGCTCAAACCACTGTGGAAGGGTATCCGACAGCACAGAGGAAAG GGTCTGGCTGCCTTCCTGAAGGCCATCGGTTATCTGATCCCTCTCATGGACGCCGAGTACGCCAACTACTACACTAGGGAAGTGATGCTCATTCTGAAGAGAGAGTTCCAGTCTCCTGATGAAGAGATGAAGAAAATCGTACTGAAG GTGGTGAAGCAGTGCTGTGCTACAGATGGTGTAGAGCCCCAGTACATTAAGGATGAGATCCTGCCCACATTCTTCAAACATTTCTGGAACCAGAGGATGGCTCTGGACAGAAGGAACTACAGACAG TTGGTGGACACCACTGTGGAGATTGCCAACAAGGTCGGAGCAGCGGAAATCATCCAGCGGATTGTGGATGATCTGAAGGATGAGGCGGAACAGTACAGGAAGATGGTGATGGAAACCATCGAGAAGATCATGGGGAACCTCGGAGCGGCTGACATTGACTCGCGACTGGAGGAACAGCTGATTGACGGTATCTTGTACGCCTTTCAGGAACAGACCACAGAG GATGTGGTGATGTTGAACGGTTTCGGAACAGTGGTGAATGCCCTGGGCAAGCGGGTGAAGCCGTACCTACCACAGATCTGTGGTACCATTCTGTGGCGTCTCAACAACAAGTCGGCCAAAGTCCGACAGCAGGCCGCCGATCTCATCTCCAGGATCGCCGTCGTCATGAAGACCTGTCAGGAG GAGCGGCTGATGGGTCACTTGGGAGTGGTGCTGTACGAGTACCTGGGAGAGGAGTACCCCGAGGTACTGGGCAGTATCCTGGGGGCCCTGAAGGGCATTGTCAATGTGATCGGAATGACCAAGATGACTCCACCAATCAAAGATCTCCTCCCCCGTCTCACCCCCATCCTCAAAAATAG GCACGAGAAGGTACAGGAGAACTGTATAGACCTGGTGGGTCGGATCGCTGACCGCGGGGCCGAGTACGTGTCTGCTCGTGAGTGGATGAGGATCTGCTTTGAGTTACTAGAGCTGCTGAAGGCTCACAAGAAGGCTATTCGTAGGGCAACCGTCAACACGTTCGGCTACATTGCCAAAGCTATTGG TCCACACGATGTGTTGGCCACTCTCCTCAATAATCTCAAGGTCCAAGAGAGACAGAACCGAGTGTGTACTACTGTTGCCATAGCGATCGTAGCCGAGACCTGCTCCCCCTTCACCGTGCTCCCTGCACTGATGAACGAGTACCGAGTGCCCGAACTCAACGTTCAGAACGGTGTGTTAAAATCCCTCTCATTCATGTTCGAGTACATCGGAGAAATGGGCAAAGACTACATCTACGCGGTTGCTCCACTTCTTGAAGATGCTTTGATGGACAG aGATCTCGTGCACAGACAGACTTCGATGTCAGCAATACAGCACATTGCCCTCGGGGTTTACGGCTTCGGCTGTGAGGATGCTCTCACTCATCTGTTGAACTATGTGTGGCCAAACATTTTTGAGACGTCCCCTCACGTTGTGCAGGCTTTCATGGGCTCCATTGAAGGCATGAGGGTGGGAATCGGTCCAAGCAAGATTTTACAATATGCCCTACAG GGTCTGTTCCACCCAGCCCGTAAGGTGCGAGACGTTTACTGGAAGGTCTACAACACAGTGTACATCGGAGCCCAGGACGGAATGATTCCCGCCTATCCCAGGGTTCCAAACGACCAGAAGAACAACTACGTCCGCTACGAACTGGATTATATCTTATAA
- the LOC105333111 gene encoding splicing factor 3B subunit 1 isoform X2, protein MRSSALDREKDAYEKQIKEKAKAGELRVVNGGDAQKAAAAAAAEKKKRRWDQAAEDSGGKKAKTSWESAETPSNTRWDETPGRKTGAETPGATPGQSTRMWDATPGHLTPGATTPGRDAGTPGHQASSARRNRWDETPRTERETPGHGSGWAETPKTDRGGDLIQDTPTPGASKRRSRWDETPGAQTPSMTPSAMTPSMTPGNQTPGGSTPSGFTPGGSTPSGFTPGGITPSGTTPTGAKAMAMATPTPGHLMSMTPEQLQAYTWQREIDERNRPLSDDELDSLFPPGYKVLQPPAGYIPIRTPARKLIATPTPMAGTPAGFRMQTPDTKTQIVDMQPKGNLPMMKPDDMQYFDKLLVEVDEETLSPEEQKERKIMKLLLKIKNGTPPMRKAALRQITDKAREFGAGPLFNQILPLLMSPTLEDQERHLLVKVIDRILYKLDDLVRPYVHKILVVIEPLLIDEDYYARVEGREIISNLAKAAGLATMISTMRPDIDNLDEYVRNTTARAFAVVASALGIPSLLPFLKAVCKSKKSWQARHTGIKIVQQIAILMGCAILPHLKNLVEIIEHGLVDEQQKVRTITALALAALAEAATPYGIESFDSVLKPLWKGIRQHRGKGLAAFLKAIGYLIPLMDAEYANYYTREVMLILKREFQSPDEEMKKIVLKVVKQCCATDGVEPQYIKDEILPTFFKHFWNQRMALDRRNYRQLVDTTVEIANKVGAAEIIQRIVDDLKDEAEQYRKMVMETIEKIMGNLGAADIDSRLEEQLIDGILYAFQEQTTEDVVMLNGFGTVVNALGKRVKPYLPQICGTILWRLNNKSAKVRQQAADLISRIAVVMKTCQEERLMGHLGVVLYEYLGEEYPEVLGSILGALKGIVNVIGMTKMTPPIKDLLPRLTPILKNRHEKVQENCIDLVGRIADRGAEYVSAREWMRICFELLELLKAHKKAIRRATVNTFGYIAKAIGPHDVLATLLNNLKVQERQNRVCTTVAIAIVAETCSPFTVLPALMNEYRVPELNVQNGVLKSLSFMFEYIGEMGKDYIYAVAPLLEDALMDRDLVHRQTSMSAIQHIALGVYGFGCEDALTHLLNYVWPNIFETSPHVVQAFMGSIEGMRVGIGPSKILQYALQGLFHPARKVRDVYWKVYNTVYIGAQDGMIPAYPRVPNDQKNNYVRYELDYIL, encoded by the exons ATGAGAAGCTCTGCTTTGGACAGAGAAAAG GATGCGTATGAGAAACAAATAAAAGAGAAAGCGAAAGCTGGGGAACTGCGTGTGGTGAATGGCGGCGATGCCCAGAAAGCGGCTGCTGCAGCCGCTGCAGAAAAAAAGAAACGCCGTTGGGATCAAGCCGCAGAAGACTCTGGGGGCAAGAAAGCCAAAACGTCCTGGGAGTCTGCTGAGACCCCCTCCAACACACGCTGGGACGAAACTCCAGGCCGAAAAACGGGGGCTGAAACACCTGGCGCCACTCCTGGTCAGAGTACAAGGATGTGGGATGCCACACCTGGTCACCTGACCCCTGGAGCCACCACCCCAGGGAGGGATGCTGGTACTCCCGGGCATCAAGCTTCTAGCGCCAGGAGGAACAGATGGGATGAGACTCCCAGAACCGAAAGAG AGACTCCTGGACATGGCAGTGGATGGGCGGAGACCCCTAAAACTGACCGGGGAGGAGACCTGATACAGGACACCCCCACCCCTGGGGCCAGCAAGAGAAGGTCCAGATGGGACGAAACCCCTGGGGCACAGACCCCCTCAATGACCCCCAGTGCAATGACTCCTAGCATGACCCCAG GTAATCAGACACCTGGAGGATCAACTCCAAGTGGTTTCACCCCCGGAGGTTCCACCCCCAGTGGGTTTACCCCAGGCGGCATCACTCCAAGTGGGACAACACCTACTGGAGCCAAAGCTATGGCGATGGCCACACCCACCCCAGGTCACCTGATGTCAATGACCCCAGAGCAGTTACAGGCGTACACCTGGCAGAGGGAGATAGACGAGAGGAACCGCCCCCTCTCCGACGACGAGTTGGACTCGTTGTTCCCGCCGGGATACAAG GTTCTCCAACCCCCTGCAGGGTACATCCCCATCCGTACCCCAGCACGTAAGCTGATTgcaacccccacccccatgGCCGGGACTCCGGCAGGGTTCAGGATGCAGACCCCCGACACAAAGACCCAGATTGTGGACATGCAGCCCAAGGGGAACCTGCCCATGATGAAGCCAGACGACATGCAGTACTTTGACAAGCTGCTA GTTGAAGTGGATGAAGAGACGTTATCACCAGAGGaacagaaagagagaaaaatcaTGAAACTTCTACTAAAGATCAAGAACGGAACTCCTCCAATGAGAAAG GCTGCCCTCCGACAGATCACAGACAAGGCGCGCGAGTTTGGGGCGGGGCCACTTTTCAATCAGATCCTGCCCCTCTTGATGTCCCCGACCCTGGAGGACCAGGAGCGTCACCTTCTGGTCAAGGTCATTGACCGCATCCTGTACAAACTGGACGACCTTGTGCGGCCCTACGTCCACAAGATCCTGGTCGTCATCGAGCCGCTGCTGATCGACGAGGACTACTACGCCAGAGTGGAGGGCAGGGAAATCATCTCTAACTTGGCAAAG gcTGCAGGTTTGGCCACCATGATCTCCACAATGAGACCTGACATTGACAACTTGGACGAGTACGTCCGTAACACAACTGCCAGGGCCTTCGCTGTTGTAGCCTCGGCCCTGGGGATCCCCTCCCTGCTGCCCTTCTTGAAGGCCGTGTGTAAGAGCAAGAAGTCATGGCAGGCCAGACACACAGGAATCAAGATTGTCCAACAGATCGCTATTCTCATGGGGTGTGCCATCCTCCCCCACCTCAAGAACTTAGTAGAGATTATTGAACATG GACTGGTGGATGAGCAACAGAAGGTCCGTACCATCACTGCCCTGGCCCTGGCCGCCCTGGCTGAAGCTGCCACCCCCTATGGTATCGAGTCCTTCGACAGCGTGCTCAAACCACTGTGGAAGGGTATCCGACAGCACAGAGGAAAG GGTCTGGCTGCCTTCCTGAAGGCCATCGGTTATCTGATCCCTCTCATGGACGCCGAGTACGCCAACTACTACACTAGGGAAGTGATGCTCATTCTGAAGAGAGAGTTCCAGTCTCCTGATGAAGAGATGAAGAAAATCGTACTGAAG GTGGTGAAGCAGTGCTGTGCTACAGATGGTGTAGAGCCCCAGTACATTAAGGATGAGATCCTGCCCACATTCTTCAAACATTTCTGGAACCAGAGGATGGCTCTGGACAGAAGGAACTACAGACAG TTGGTGGACACCACTGTGGAGATTGCCAACAAGGTCGGAGCAGCGGAAATCATCCAGCGGATTGTGGATGATCTGAAGGATGAGGCGGAACAGTACAGGAAGATGGTGATGGAAACCATCGAGAAGATCATGGGGAACCTCGGAGCGGCTGACATTGACTCGCGACTGGAGGAACAGCTGATTGACGGTATCTTGTACGCCTTTCAGGAACAGACCACAGAG GATGTGGTGATGTTGAACGGTTTCGGAACAGTGGTGAATGCCCTGGGCAAGCGGGTGAAGCCGTACCTACCACAGATCTGTGGTACCATTCTGTGGCGTCTCAACAACAAGTCGGCCAAAGTCCGACAGCAGGCCGCCGATCTCATCTCCAGGATCGCCGTCGTCATGAAGACCTGTCAGGAG GAGCGGCTGATGGGTCACTTGGGAGTGGTGCTGTACGAGTACCTGGGAGAGGAGTACCCCGAGGTACTGGGCAGTATCCTGGGGGCCCTGAAGGGCATTGTCAATGTGATCGGAATGACCAAGATGACTCCACCAATCAAAGATCTCCTCCCCCGTCTCACCCCCATCCTCAAAAATAG GCACGAGAAGGTACAGGAGAACTGTATAGACCTGGTGGGTCGGATCGCTGACCGCGGGGCCGAGTACGTGTCTGCTCGTGAGTGGATGAGGATCTGCTTTGAGTTACTAGAGCTGCTGAAGGCTCACAAGAAGGCTATTCGTAGGGCAACCGTCAACACGTTCGGCTACATTGCCAAAGCTATTGG TCCACACGATGTGTTGGCCACTCTCCTCAATAATCTCAAGGTCCAAGAGAGACAGAACCGAGTGTGTACTACTGTTGCCATAGCGATCGTAGCCGAGACCTGCTCCCCCTTCACCGTGCTCCCTGCACTGATGAACGAGTACCGAGTGCCCGAACTCAACGTTCAGAACGGTGTGTTAAAATCCCTCTCATTCATGTTCGAGTACATCGGAGAAATGGGCAAAGACTACATCTACGCGGTTGCTCCACTTCTTGAAGATGCTTTGATGGACAG aGATCTCGTGCACAGACAGACTTCGATGTCAGCAATACAGCACATTGCCCTCGGGGTTTACGGCTTCGGCTGTGAGGATGCTCTCACTCATCTGTTGAACTATGTGTGGCCAAACATTTTTGAGACGTCCCCTCACGTTGTGCAGGCTTTCATGGGCTCCATTGAAGGCATGAGGGTGGGAATCGGTCCAAGCAAGATTTTACAATATGCCCTACAG GGTCTGTTCCACCCAGCCCGTAAGGTGCGAGACGTTTACTGGAAGGTCTACAACACAGTGTACATCGGAGCCCAGGACGGAATGATTCCCGCCTATCCCAGGGTTCCAAACGACCAGAAGAACAACTACGTCCGCTACGAACTGGATTATATCTTATAA